The DNA window attaatatCACACTTACACCTGAGCTAATTAGTGATTGGCATCCTACAACAAGCATGTTTAAGTTCGTCCTCTGCAATTGCAACGAACAGAACACAAGAAATAGAGCAGGAATGTAAGGAAAAAGCAACTCCAGATGAAAGTTTATTTGTTCAGATCTGACACTGTAAGATGTGCAACCTCTCTTTTTCAATCTACAACTGTACAccaattcctttttttttttttaccttttttccGCGAGATCACAACGGCAGCATCGAGCTGGAGGAGCGGCTATGCCGCGCGGCGAGAgatcgccggccgccgccggacaAAGACCTCGTCATGTGTTGCGAACGGCCGGAGCCCGATGACGTCTTGCACCAAGGCGCTGCGTCACCGCTCCCCTGCTTCTCTTTGCTGCTCTGCTCGTCTTCCTGTTCCTGAGCCTCCTCTGGTgacaccggcggcgaggccatAGAAGCTACGCGCCGAAAATTCTGGGCACGGGAGGCCGGGCTCCGGTGCGGTGGCTCCGGCGAGCTGGGCTGGTCGCGTCGATCAATTTCTATCCGAAGCTCGTGCTGCTGGCCTGGGTTTTCGTGGTCCGCGGTTTCATCGGTGGGGCTCGGGTCTTGGTCGGTGGCTGTGCCGCCGTTAGCGCCGGCGGCAGGTGGGACGTGTTCccctccgtcgtcgtcgccgtcctggCCCTCGGCGGGGTGCAGGACGTCGGCGCGGCAGAGCGGGCAGTTGACGTGGGCGCGGAGCCAGGCGTCGATGCAGGGGACGTGGAACGCGTGGCCGCACTTGGGCAGCAGGCGGAGGAGCTCGCCGTCCCGGAACTCGCCGAGGCAGACGGAGCAGTCGGTGGCGCCGAGCATGCCGGCCCCGGCGCGGTACCGCGTGAGGGCGATGGACTCGATCGCAGCCTCGTCGAGCCCGACGGTCCGGATGTGCCACGCGTGGTGCaggacctcctcctcctccgcctcccccccGGCGCCCACCCCGTTGGCCTCCGGCGCAGCCGGAGGGGGGCCTCCTCccgctgcagctgcagggGGGTCCGTTAGGAGCGCCTCCCGCCGCAGCCGCTGTCGTCGCCTGCGGCGGATGAAGCAGTAGACGGAGAAGGCGAGGAGCACGACGAAGAGCACGGACGCGGCGGTGACGAGCGTGATCACcacgcggcggtggtggccatTAGAGGAAGGAGCAGGCGGGCAGTCGTCCTTGCAGCCGCCGTCCGGCCCCGGTTTCGGTGGCTCGGGCGGTTTcgaaggcagcggcggcggcggcatcttGGCCTCTGGGTGGAGGTGGAGCAAAGCAgccgtaaaaaaaattctcaagaGAGAAAACGAGGCGCGCAGCAGCAGGGTGAAGGGGGGAGTGGGTGGGCGAGGTGGCGTGGCCGGTGGAGTCAAGTGTCGTCGCGCGGTGCGCGTGGAGAAAAAAGACGCGCGCGGTGGCGTCACCACGGCCGCGTTGTGCTTGCCCTTTTTCCGGGCGTTTTCGGTTGGCCCAGCcgcggggcggcggtgacggacGGAGGCTCGGTCGGGATGGTTGGTGAACGCGGTCGGTCTGCGGTCACTCTGACGAGTACTGGCCTCTGTTCGAATTTTTGTCAGCTACTATAAGGGCAAGTATAACTGTCGTTGGAGACAGcgcttttcttaaaaaaacccTCGGCCTGCCCTGCAGCCGGCTATCCCGTCTGCTCATCAAGAGATGGCGATGGCTCGTGTTCCAGGGCAGGCCGGCCATCCCGTCTGCTCATCAAGAGATGGCGATGGCTCGTGTTCTAAGATAGAAGAGATGTGATCAGCAGTGTTGTATAGTTCTTATagacaataaaattttaataatttatttatagttgatgTTAACTacaaaaaacattaaataccATATAGATAACGAAATAGACTTTGAGTTGTATGCCATTTCTTTTTAACTGTCTATATGATAAATTCGAAATGTTTAGAGACAACCACCGTCCGTGGGttaaacatgctctaagtcCAATCTCAATATGAGTTTCATGGTCAATAAAAGAATGTCATGTAggcatttttgatgatgtgataaagtattaatgaagagatagataaaatgagttttatAGAAATGAAATCTTTTGTGCACTGTTACCTAGACAGCTTGTGttttgcatgtaacctagaaaacaacaatagatgaagctatgcattgagagaagggtgttttattctagtttcaaactttttagatgtcaGGTAATCGTAtccataaaacttacattgagaATGGCCAAatagcaagttcaatagtatagctaactaatagctctaattcatttatagttaatctaatagtcaattcatacaatagctatctataaaacatatactaccataTCCCAcgtatcatacacacactgtgtcttAGTATCCGTGCTGCAGCTAACTATAAATTACActgtcttagagtccgtgctACAGCTAACTATAGGTACGAgacaagagaggagagagaagaggagtgagctactaatttatagccagttaCAGCATATACTCTAATacacaatatatgtatgacatgtggaacaCTATGATATATTGTATGAGttaactattagattagatatagataaattgaagctagttagctatactattgaacccTTATAATCTGCTATTGTAGCCTGCTCTAATGTAATAGCGGATGCTCCTGTTCCAACAAGAAAAACACAGGCACAGCCAAACAAAAGAGCAGAGCGGTTCtgttaaaaggaaaaaaaagagcagaGGGATTCatcttttaggttttttttttaaaaaaaaagaccgaataacatatttataaataaaaaataatttataaatagaacttttatatacatgttcatatcGATCTAGAGCCAaggctgtaaaataaacttttacgaaaaaaatcttaaaatcaactctaaattaaaaattaaaaattaaaattttggcaaaacaTAAACGATAGGGTTATAAGATGATAGTGTACTGCTGCAGCCTATTATCACAAAGGTAAAGCATATTGACAGCAGGCATGGATCGTTTGACAAACTCTGGCAGCATGCATCGCGCTACAACAATAGTGTGGGGATGCAAGGCATCCcagaacaaaaaaattcaatatcGGGGGTTAGATTCATATATTGCATTGGATCTGAATCGACATTTTTATCCCCAGGCTTTTCAATTCAGGTATGACCTGTAGTCTGTACCCGGTAGGGAGCAGTTTATGTAGATATTTACAGTAATAACTCAGTTGTGTGGCTGTGGATTACAACAAATAAAGGGAATAACTTTATTATTGTAGTCTTTCAACCTACAGTCAGCTAAAAAATTTGATTCACCTGCAACATGTGTGTAGAATAATTTGACAAATTCCACCGATTGGGATGTAAGTGTAAACCAGAGTCCAATTGGCCTAATGGTCCCCTTTGGCACCATTGCTGCCCGTCGGATGGCTAGCCTGGCCATTGGCAAATCCATATACATGCCCCATCTTTGTTCTTTTCGTTTCCAGGTATTTTCGATTCTCGGTTGTAATTGGAGTTACCAAGGGAACCCTGCCCACAATGCTCAATCCGTAACCCTTGAGACCACCATACTTTGCAGGGTTATTAGTCATTAACTTCATTGAACGAACCCCCAGATCACGTAATATCTACAGGGCAGCAGTACAAATGTTAGTAATGTATTAAATATGAAAGGCATGCAATTCTTAAAATTGACCAACATTTATATTCATGCCAAGGATGGAAAGCGCTAAGCAAGATAGTCATGTAAATTACagtagaaaatatattgtattttagTTGGGAATTATGTCTATTCCATCTAGAGTTGTGGGTTATATGCACCAGTTTCTTAAGAGCAAGCATAGGAATAGTTCAGCTTGTCACTGGAAGCTAGTTGAAACATGAGCTACaagaaacatataaaaacCCACATGGTCCTGTATGCCGCCGGTGTATAAGCAGGGTatgacattttcttttcttagaCCATTAGTTCTTACCTGTGCACCAATACCATATTCCCGTGAGTCCACAGGCAGTCCTAGTTCTTCGTTAGCCTCCACAGTGTCACGCCCATCATCTTGCAGGTTATAAGCACGGAGTTTGTGGCCGAGACCAATGCCCCTCCCTTCATGTCCACGAAGATAAACTAGTACACCCCTTCCAGCCTTCTCAATCATCTCCATTGCCATCGCAAGCTGGTCACCACAATCACATCTTGCTGACCCAAAAATGTCCCCTGTGAGGCATTCAGAATGCACCCTCACTAAAATATCTTGTCCATCTCCAATCTCCCCCTGTTAGCAATTGAATGAGTGACTTGGTAATCAGGCTTATGACACATAAAAAACCTGATTCAACAGATAATTCCTACATAAGTATTTTATGATACTTCAGCAACTTACTTTCACCATTGCAATATGCTCTATTCCATCAATAATAGATCTGTAGCAGTAAGCACGTACATTACCCCATCTCAAAGGTAATCGTGCAACAGATGCACGTTCAACTAGCCTATCTCTTTTTCTCCTATATCTGcagaacagagaaaaaaactcTCAGCACACCAACTAGCATCATTTCAGTAGCACAGAGGAATACCAAATTGGCAGGGGCAAGCACACTTGCAAACATAGGGGCTATTACAATCAACACAACTCAGGATTGTTTTGTGGCATCAAATAGGATAAAAGATCAGATGGCAAAAAAATTGTGACAGATTAACTAATTGCAAGAAAGATCATTTACAATTCCATGTCAGATCTGTTCAAACCTAGGACATCAAGAATTTCAAGGAGAAAAGTAATATCATTTATATGTTACGACTGATAGAAACTATTCATGATCAATTGGGCAAATTGGTTAAGTAATaattcatcaatatatatcttAGTTACAGCACATGAAGCATTAGGAGCTCAGGTTTGTGGACTAGACTCACCTAATCAAGTCAGCAATGGATATAATCTTCAAATTCTCCCTTTCAGCAAATACGCGCAGCTTTGGTAGGCGAGCCATGGACCCATCCTCATCCACAATCTCACATAAGACAGCAGCAGGAGGTAACCCTGCTAGCACAGCAAGATCTACAGATGCTTCAGTGTGACCAGCGCGTTTCAGAACACCACCCTCCCTGTACTTCAGAGGGAAAATATGACCAGGTCGATTGAAGTCTGAAGGCTTAGAGTCAGGAGAAGCAAGAGTCATAACTGTCTTTGCCCTATCCTTTGCGGATACCCCAGTTGTTGTTCCCTCTTTAGCATCCTATAAGCCAAAAGCAGATGAATTTCAACTTGGTACCACATAGAAATCATCAAGGAAATTTTGTTCAGCACAAACTAACAAGGTAGGGATGTTACTCTTTCATTAGGAGAACATTTTAAAGAACATAAGGTTTTCTTGGGTTAAGTACTGGTCAGCATTTGATGCATAGTAACAATTAAGAAAGGAGCAATAGCCATGTTTTACATACAAAACCAGGCTAAGACGCCTTAACACCAAACCCATCATGAGTTGCTCAGAAAGACTCCACAGTGACTGCGAGGAATGATTACACTCTATTACGGCAATCAAGTTGTAGAGCTCAAATCTAATTATCTAAGGAAAACAGTTAATATTTTAGTAAAGTCAAATCactggtttaatacaacttgTTTTTCAcccttgtttgttttttggaGAAAGCCACATATAAAAGGAAATGCACACCTCATGCTGTCacatcattaatttttaaaactaaaaaagtgaagaacgatttttttttgagttaaaTTTTGGCCTTTTGCAGATGAAACTGGCGGTAAAGTGAATAAgcatacatatgcatgcatttgacagttaatcaaaatttacaatccgtatatattcataatatttcattttagTGGTGGCAAAAGAAAGAGAATAAGAATGACAGCATACCACTGTAACAGTGAATGCAGTACAGAGCTTTTCCTCATTTTCCTTTGTTGCAACCATCAAAGGAAGGTTCAATCTTTCAAGGTCCTCCTCTTTCATGCTAACACACACGATTCCTGTGCCATATCTTACAACAAACGCCATGGCCTCTGGGGTAACCAAAGAAGCAGCCATTATAAGATCTCCCTCATTTTCTCTTGATTCATCGTCAACAACAATAACAAGCTACAAGAGCAATCTTGTGTCAGGAGAATGCCATAACacacaaaaagataaaacatgGAACAAGTAAGTGGTTAGCATATACTGACTTTTCCTTGTTGAATGTCCTTGATGGCCTCAGAAATAGATGAGAAGCCCTCAGTTGGGTTATCCAAATCTAGTTCAGTGTCTTCGTCCTCATCTGAAAACATGTCCGCAACACGTGCCAAACCAACATGACTGATTTCCGGCACAATAACGGAATCCGTTGGGAGGATAGAATCAGCAGTTGTATGGTCCTGGCCGCGAACAGAAGTGCTCTTCGGTACCAGTGCGTTATCATTCCCTGAGTAACCGTCGCCTGGAAAAGCACCATCCCTTTTCAAGGATGCTGCTACCCTCAAGCTCTTACATTTCACACTGGCATTATTTGAATTTGCGATTGCTAAGAAGGAAATTGATCCCTTTGCTTCCTTGGAGACTGCACCGCCTTTCAGGAACTGCACTCTGCATTTGTACAGGCAAGTAAGAATCAATCAGATTCAGCaattcatatatgtatatatttaaatattcccCTAAAAAAACAGATTCTTATTAAAACGGAACGAGTAAACTTCAGTAATTTTACAGTCATTCCACCATAGTTCATTCATAGCGGTCTCCGGCAAGGTTGGTACGACCGGATTGACTGTACGTTTCGCAAAAGGAGGATGGACAAAGGATTGCAACTGTAATATCTTGTTCGTCCATTCAACAGCTTGCTCGTTACTACTATAGTATGAAAGAATCCGAAAGTCGCAGATAGCGTAGTAGTAGGAGCAGAAGGCGGAGCACTCACGGGTGGCcccggagggcggcgacggatGAAGACGGCGGCGTAATCGACGCCATCCCGACGCTCCCCTCCAATCGAACACGCAGCCCTGCAATCAACACCACAACAGGGAGCAACACAACTCAGCATCATCCAAccacacatgaaaaaaacacGCAAAatctccaaacaaacaaacaaaaaacagagaagagattgaaactaaaaaaaaaaagccgcGGCTGGCCGCAACGCTAAGATCTGGAACAGGCCCGAAACCGAGCCGGCCGGAGCCAGCCGGCGAGCGTTAGGTCCCCCAGAGACCGGGCCGGGAGGAGGATCGGGACGGATGGAATGCCTCACCTCCGTACGCGCgggcctctccctctcccccgcctccttccctcctccggcggcgaggcgggcgaACTGGATGCGTTCGGAAGTTGGGGTTTCGGTGGCGGTTTGGGTGATTGATTAGGGATGGGGTTGGTGTGGGGGTGTGGGAAAaagagggcgaggcggagcgcGTAATTTTATAAGCGCAGCACGGCCACCGGCGCAGGTTCGCGGTGGTCTCGTTCTCGTTCTCGTTCTCGTGTTGGGTTGTGTTACGGCTAGAGTCCTGGGCGGGTTCGCGACTCTGCGCCCGGATCCGCTACAGCATGTGGGTTGGGGTAGACGATATCGATTTTCTTTCAGGGGACTGTCTAAAGTCAGCAGCAAACTCTCCCCTCGTTTTtttaatgcttatatttataagttaaaacttaaatatttaactttaagTTTGGAGagacttttagattttttataatagtttatcttttagcctttacttttaaatcgctaagaatattcATGTAAAAACCTTTAAATcgctaaatttatataaaagttttattcacgaattaattttcatttgtataTCGTTTGCTTATTCATggaataagtgaaaagatgggtaCGTCCGTTGCattgactaaatttttatcttaaaagtTAGGGTATCATGACAAGTAAAAACTTCCTAATAATGATCAACGGATTGTGCGACAGACTGATACACCTGCGTGGGGTTATTAGTACCGGTATTATGTACATCTATTTACATACCAAATACtatctccatatttttatatatgacaccgttgacttttagatctacgtTTAGCCatatgtcttatttaaaatttatatccaaatatgcaaaattataaggcaTACCT is part of the Oryza brachyantha chromosome 2, ObraRS2, whole genome shotgun sequence genome and encodes:
- the LOC102708872 gene encoding E3 ubiquitin-protein ligase RING1-like — encoded protein: MPPPPLPSKPPEPPKPGPDGGCKDDCPPAPSSNGHHRRVVITLVTAASVLFVVLLAFSVYCFIRRRRRQRLRREALLTDPPAAAAGGGPPPAAPEANGVGAGGEAEEEEVLHHAWHIRTVGLDEAAIESIALTRYRAGAGMLGATDCSVCLGEFRDGELLRLLPKCGHAFHVPCIDAWLRAHVNCPLCRADVLHPAEGQDGDDDGGEHVPPAAGANGGTATDQDPSPTDETADHENPGQQHELRIEIDRRDQPSSPEPPHRSPASRAQNFRRVASMASPPVSPEEAQEQEDEQSSKEKQGSGDAAPWCKTSSGSGRSQHMTRSLSGGGRRSLAARHSRSSSSMLPL
- the LOC102702163 gene encoding probable bifunctional riboflavin biosynthesis protein RIBA 2, chloroplastic yields the protein MASITPPSSSVAALRGHPVQFLKGGAVSKEAKGSISFLAIANSNNASVKCKSLRVAASLKRDGAFPGDGYSGNDNALVPKSTSVRGQDHTTADSILPTDSVIVPEISHVGLARVADMFSDEDEDTELDLDNPTEGFSSISEAIKDIQQGKLVIVVDDESRENEGDLIMAASLVTPEAMAFVVRYGTGIVCVSMKEEDLERLNLPLMVATKENEEKLCTAFTVTVDAKEGTTTGVSAKDRAKTVMTLASPDSKPSDFNRPGHIFPLKYREGGVLKRAGHTEASVDLAVLAGLPPAAVLCEIVDEDGSMARLPKLRVFAERENLKIISIADLIRYRRKRDRLVERASVARLPLRWGNVRAYCYRSIIDGIEHIAMVKGEIGDGQDILVRVHSECLTGDIFGSARCDCGDQLAMAMEMIEKAGRGVLVYLRGHEGRGIGLGHKLRAYNLQDDGRDTVEANEELGLPVDSREYGIGAQILRDLGVRSMKLMTNNPAKYGGLKGYGLSIVGRVPLVTPITTENRKYLETKRTKMGHVYGFANGQASHPTGSNGAKGDH